The Erythrobacter aurantius genome includes a window with the following:
- a CDS encoding alpha/beta fold hydrolase, with product MEQKRVELANGIHLDVADEGPKDAPALIFLHGFPENHRTWRHQIAHFSDRFRCIAPDQRGYRGSSKPQEVDAYTPDKLIGDVFLLADALGIKKFTIVGHDWGGAVAWGVALGGQHTRVERAVIANAPHPAIFGKLLWTHPGQRAASQYIRAFRDPANDPLIREKGITGILRQEVNWDRPDNMPAEERAQLLKDWEDRDACFGMLNYYRASPMVVPKMEEPFELPAEFTAPALPNLTIPTLVIWALDDLALPPENLEGMEEIIAPLTIQKVPDCGHFVPWEAPEAVNAAMEAFLLS from the coding sequence ATGGAGCAAAAGCGCGTCGAACTCGCCAATGGCATTCATCTGGACGTGGCGGACGAAGGGCCAAAGGATGCGCCTGCGCTGATCTTCCTGCACGGCTTTCCCGAAAACCACCGCACCTGGCGCCACCAGATCGCGCATTTTTCCGACCGGTTCCGCTGCATTGCTCCGGATCAGCGCGGCTATCGCGGATCGTCCAAGCCGCAGGAGGTGGACGCCTACACGCCCGACAAGCTGATCGGGGACGTGTTCCTCCTGGCCGATGCGCTGGGGATAAAGAAGTTCACCATCGTCGGCCATGACTGGGGCGGAGCCGTCGCATGGGGCGTGGCGCTAGGCGGCCAGCATACGCGGGTCGAACGCGCCGTGATTGCCAACGCCCCGCACCCGGCTATCTTTGGCAAGCTGCTCTGGACCCATCCCGGCCAGCGGGCGGCCAGCCAATACATCCGCGCCTTTCGCGATCCGGCCAATGATCCGCTGATCCGCGAAAAAGGGATCACCGGCATACTGCGGCAAGAGGTCAATTGGGACCGCCCCGACAACATGCCCGCCGAAGAACGCGCCCAGCTGCTCAAGGACTGGGAAGACCGCGATGCGTGCTTCGGGATGCTCAATTATTACCGGGCTAGCCCGATGGTGGTGCCGAAAATGGAGGAACCGTTCGAGCTTCCGGCGGAGTTCACCGCACCTGCGCTGCCGAACCTGACCATTCCCACGCTGGTCATATGGGCGCTGGACGATCTGGCGCTGCCTCCGGAAAACCTTGAAGGGATGGAGGAAATCATCGCCCCGCTCACCATCCAAAAGGTGCCGGATTGCGGGCATTTCGTTCCGTGGGAAGCCCCGGAAGCGGTGAATGCGGCGATGGAAGCTTTTCTGCTCAGCTAG
- a CDS encoding sodium-translocating pyrophosphatase, which produces MDLILISIGVGLLAIVYGIVTSRQVLSSSAGNEKMQEIAGAIQEGAQAYLNRQYTTIGMVGVVAAIVVGVALGVVPAVGFIVGAVLSGVAGYIGMNISVRSNVRTAAAAEQGLQQGLTIAFRAGAITGMLVAGLALLAIAVFFYVLVGPMMLEADSRTVIDGLIGLAFGASLISIFARLGGGIFTKAADVGADLVGKVEASIPEDDPRNPATIADNVGDNVGDCAGMAADLFETYVVTVGATMVLTALLFAEQLGEMLLPLMALPLLIGGACIVTSIIGTYFVRLGNGTNVMGAMYKGFIATAVLAIPLIWFATQFALGTVGADMSTVLGTGPGGVEFHGRDLFYCSLIGLALTGIIIWITEYYTGTAYRPVRSIAKASETGHGTNVIQGLAISLESTALPTIVIIAAIIGAYQLAGLIGLAYGATAMLALAGMVVALDAYGPVTDNAGGIAEMAGLDESVREKTDLLDAVGNTTKAVTKGYAIGSAGLAALVLFAAYTADLRAFFPDANVDFGLENPYVIVGLLLGALLPYLFGAMGMTAVGRAAGDVVVDVRDQFAKDPGIMAGTSRPNYARTVDLVTKAAIKEMIIPSLLPVLAPIVTYFVIYGLAGQENAFAALGALLLGVIVGGLFVALSMTAGGGAWDNAKKYIEDGNHGGKGSEAHKAAVTGDTVGDPYKDTAGPAVNPMIKITNIVALLLLAALAAQAGVH; this is translated from the coding sequence GTGGACCTTATACTCATATCAATCGGGGTGGGCTTGCTCGCCATCGTCTATGGCATTGTGACAAGCCGCCAGGTGCTGAGCTCCAGCGCCGGCAATGAAAAAATGCAGGAAATCGCCGGGGCGATCCAGGAAGGCGCGCAAGCCTACCTGAACCGCCAGTACACCACGATCGGCATGGTCGGCGTGGTCGCGGCGATCGTTGTCGGCGTTGCGCTGGGCGTTGTCCCGGCCGTCGGCTTCATCGTCGGCGCCGTGCTTTCGGGCGTCGCGGGCTACATCGGGATGAACATCTCGGTCCGCTCGAACGTGCGCACCGCCGCCGCTGCCGAGCAAGGGCTGCAACAGGGCCTCACCATCGCATTCCGCGCAGGCGCCATCACCGGCATGCTTGTCGCAGGTCTTGCGCTGCTCGCCATCGCCGTGTTCTTCTACGTCCTCGTCGGGCCGATGATGCTTGAGGCAGACAGCCGCACCGTGATCGACGGTCTCATCGGTCTTGCCTTTGGTGCGTCGCTGATCTCGATCTTCGCCCGTCTGGGTGGCGGTATCTTCACCAAGGCCGCAGACGTCGGCGCCGACCTCGTCGGCAAGGTCGAAGCCAGCATTCCGGAAGACGATCCGCGCAACCCGGCAACCATCGCCGACAACGTGGGCGACAACGTCGGCGACTGCGCCGGCATGGCCGCTGACCTGTTCGAAACCTATGTCGTCACCGTCGGTGCGACCATGGTTCTCACCGCGCTTCTGTTCGCTGAACAGCTTGGCGAAATGCTCCTGCCGCTCATGGCACTGCCGCTTCTGATTGGGGGCGCATGCATCGTGACCTCGATCATCGGCACCTATTTTGTCCGTCTCGGCAATGGCACCAATGTCATGGGCGCGATGTACAAGGGCTTCATCGCCACCGCCGTTCTGGCCATTCCGCTGATCTGGTTTGCCACGCAGTTCGCGCTTGGCACCGTTGGCGCAGACATGAGCACGGTTCTGGGAACCGGCCCGGGTGGCGTTGAATTCCACGGACGTGACCTGTTCTATTGCTCGCTGATCGGCCTTGCGCTGACGGGCATCATCATCTGGATCACCGAGTATTACACCGGCACGGCCTATCGTCCGGTCCGCTCGATCGCCAAGGCATCGGAAACGGGCCACGGCACCAACGTTATCCAGGGTCTTGCCATCAGCCTTGAATCGACCGCACTGCCGACCATCGTCATCATTGCGGCGATCATCGGTGCGTACCAACTCGCAGGGCTGATCGGTCTGGCATACGGCGCAACCGCGATGCTGGCTCTGGCTGGCATGGTTGTCGCGCTCGACGCCTATGGTCCGGTGACCGACAACGCCGGCGGCATCGCCGAAATGGCCGGCCTCGACGAAAGCGTCCGTGAAAAGACCGACCTGCTCGACGCAGTTGGCAACACCACCAAGGCTGTGACCAAGGGCTATGCCATCGGTTCGGCCGGTCTCGCAGCGCTCGTGCTGTTCGCTGCCTACACCGCTGACCTTCGGGCGTTTTTCCCGGATGCCAACGTCGATTTCGGTCTCGAAAATCCGTATGTGATCGTCGGGCTGCTGCTCGGCGCATTGCTGCCGTATCTGTTCGGCGCGATGGGCATGACCGCGGTTGGTCGTGCTGCGGGTGACGTGGTTGTCGACGTGCGCGATCAGTTCGCCAAGGATCCGGGCATCATGGCCGGCACCAGCCGTCCGAACTACGCCCGCACGGTGGACCTGGTGACCAAGGCTGCGATCAAGGAAATGATCATCCCGTCGCTGCTGCCGGTTCTTGCTCCGATCGTGACTTACTTCGTGATCTATGGCCTTGCCGGTCAGGAAAACGCCTTTGCCGCGCTTGGTGCGCTGCTGCTGGGTGTCATCGTAGGCGGTCTGTTCGTCGCCCTTTCCATGACCGCCGGTGGCGGCGCATGGGACAATGCGAAGAAGTACATCGAAGACGGCAACCACGGCGGCAAGGGCTCCGAAGCCCACAAGGCTGCCGTGACCGGCGATACCGTTGGTGACCCGTACAAGGACACCGCCGGCCCGGCCGTGAACCCGATGATCAAGATCACCAACATCGTCGCCCTGCTGCTGCTCGCAGCGCTGGCGGCACAAGCTGGCGTGCACTAA
- a CDS encoding DUF2332 domain-containing protein: MSSSEIMAIKEFDAAIEWQADHADQGGAPCTARVIRALRKVRESNTATGRRIAGWQGLTLKDAMPLRIAGGLHYLVLSGEDDRLALVYSGQITDQGQIDDLVCELVETFDHLLLPWLDGPPQTNEAGRSASIMAGLLWAAQRALPRFELFELGASAGINTMLERYHYRLGETEVGPGSSPMRIEPEWRGDNGSPPPAPAGFEIVSIRGCDVSPIDLSNKESALRLKSYVWPDAMIRMARIDAAIELAQQCPPDLVRQDAGEFVADCLARPQPEGVTRAMFHSIMWQYMPKETQAAITQAFVEAGAEATRDKPLGWISLETDPATFRHELHVRLWTGKPGDGDPILLAFAHPHGAWVHWLG; the protein is encoded by the coding sequence ATGAGCAGTAGCGAAATCATGGCTATCAAGGAATTCGATGCCGCAATCGAATGGCAGGCAGACCACGCCGATCAAGGAGGAGCGCCATGCACTGCCCGTGTGATCCGGGCGTTGCGCAAGGTTCGGGAAAGCAATACCGCAACCGGACGCCGCATTGCAGGCTGGCAGGGCCTTACCTTGAAGGATGCAATGCCGCTCAGGATCGCAGGAGGCCTTCACTACCTTGTCCTGTCAGGAGAAGATGATCGTCTGGCGCTAGTCTACAGCGGCCAGATCACCGATCAGGGTCAGATCGACGATCTTGTCTGCGAACTCGTCGAGACATTCGATCACCTCTTGCTGCCATGGCTGGACGGGCCGCCCCAGACGAATGAGGCGGGGCGTTCGGCCAGCATCATGGCAGGACTGCTATGGGCCGCGCAAAGAGCATTGCCCCGGTTCGAACTGTTCGAACTGGGCGCAAGCGCGGGAATCAACACGATGCTAGAGCGGTATCACTACCGGCTTGGCGAGACCGAAGTGGGACCTGGCAGCTCGCCTATGCGCATCGAACCCGAATGGCGCGGCGACAACGGATCGCCGCCGCCAGCCCCTGCCGGGTTCGAGATTGTCTCGATCAGAGGCTGTGACGTGTCGCCGATCGATCTTTCCAACAAGGAGAGCGCATTGCGGCTCAAAAGCTACGTCTGGCCCGATGCGATGATCCGGATGGCGCGGATCGATGCGGCGATCGAGTTGGCGCAGCAATGCCCGCCCGATCTGGTGCGGCAGGACGCGGGCGAATTTGTTGCTGATTGCCTAGCGCGACCTCAGCCGGAAGGCGTGACCCGCGCGATGTTTCATTCGATCATGTGGCAATATATGCCCAAGGAAACCCAAGCGGCAATCACGCAGGCCTTTGTCGAAGCGGGCGCCGAGGCAACTCGTGACAAGCCCCTTGGGTGGATCAGCCTTGAGACGGACCCGGCGACATTCCGGCATGAACTTCACGTTCGCCTTTGGACAGGAAAGCCCGGAGACGGCGACCCGATCCTGCTCGCCTTTGCGCACCCTCACGGTGCCTGGGTGCATTGGCTCGGTTGA
- the thiL gene encoding thiamine-phosphate kinase has product MTETEFLSALKTLPLHPGARGLKDDCALIEIGGETLIFNHDVMAEDVHFRPEASLADVAWKLVALNLSDLAAKGAEPIGILLGHSLGGNDMQFIKGLREVMEAYDVKLMGGDTVAGTGASTFSVTAIGRATCNPVPSRIGAAPGDTVYVTGCVGRAMLGFEGERDHLQAFNRPRPLLAEGRALAPHVSAMMDVSDGLLLDAFRMAEASGVTFSIRQEDVPVADPARADECMRWGDDYELLFTLPTDVPCPVAASRIGTVVERGAAPLMLSGEPILGRDGLGYLHG; this is encoded by the coding sequence ATGACCGAAACCGAATTTCTTTCGGCTCTGAAGACGTTGCCGCTGCACCCGGGTGCGCGCGGTCTGAAGGATGACTGCGCGCTGATCGAAATCGGCGGCGAAACGCTGATCTTCAACCACGACGTCATGGCCGAAGACGTCCATTTCCGCCCCGAAGCCAGCCTTGCAGACGTTGCCTGGAAACTGGTCGCTCTCAACCTGTCCGATCTCGCGGCGAAGGGTGCCGAACCCATCGGCATTCTCCTGGGGCATTCGCTTGGCGGAAACGACATGCAGTTCATCAAGGGGCTGCGCGAAGTCATGGAGGCCTATGACGTAAAGCTGATGGGGGGGGATACCGTCGCGGGGACAGGGGCCAGCACTTTCAGTGTCACCGCAATCGGGCGTGCCACTTGCAATCCCGTGCCCTCCCGCATCGGCGCGGCGCCGGGTGACACCGTCTATGTCACAGGCTGCGTTGGTCGGGCGATGTTGGGATTTGAAGGCGAGCGGGATCATCTACAGGCATTCAACCGCCCTCGTCCGCTGCTGGCCGAAGGCCGTGCGCTTGCGCCGCATGTAAGCGCGATGATGGACGTTTCCGACGGGCTGCTGCTCGATGCCTTCAGAATGGCGGAGGCCAGTGGCGTCACCTTTTCGATCCGGCAAGAAGACGTCCCGGTGGCAGACCCTGCCCGAGCCGATGAGTGCATGCGCTGGGGTGACGATTACGAATTGCTGTTCACCCTGCCCACCGACGTGCCATGCCCGGTGGCCGCCTCCCGGATCGGCACTGTCGTCGAACGGGGGGCTGCTCCTTTGATGTTGAGCGGTGAGCCGATTCTTGGGCGCGACGGGCTGGGTTACCTACACGGTTGA
- the nusB gene encoding transcription antitermination factor NusB, which translates to MNSRSQARSTARLAAVQALYQLQMEGTALNRLLDEFHQHRLGREVDDEDFEGEVFADAEVDFFDDVVRGVDARCEEIDEILIAKLAAGWTLARLDKTMLQILRAGTYELLARADVPTATAITEYVDVAKAFFDDREAKFVNGILDAAAKEIRN; encoded by the coding sequence ATGAATTCCCGATCGCAGGCCCGTTCGACCGCGCGCCTTGCTGCCGTTCAGGCGCTTTACCAACTGCAGATGGAAGGCACGGCGCTCAATCGCCTGCTTGATGAATTCCACCAGCACCGGCTTGGCCGCGAAGTGGACGATGAAGACTTCGAAGGCGAAGTCTTTGCCGATGCCGAAGTCGATTTCTTCGATGATGTCGTGCGCGGGGTGGATGCGCGGTGCGAAGAGATTGACGAAATCCTGATTGCAAAGCTTGCAGCGGGTTGGACGCTGGCGCGGCTTGACAAGACGATGCTGCAGATCCTGCGCGCGGGCACCTATGAATTGCTCGCCCGGGCCGATGTCCCCACTGCAACCGCCATCACCGAATATGTCGACGTCGCCAAGGCGTTCTTCGATGATCGCGAGGCGAAATTCGTGAACGGCATTCTTGACGCGGCGGCAAAAGAGATCAGGAATTAG
- a CDS encoding VOC family protein, with protein MSKGGLATCLWYASGAEEAARFYCDLFPDSRIDRVDRAPADYPGGKEGDALVVAFTLLGHPHMAMNGRPEGDFTDAVSFQVFTDTQEETDRYWEALTADGGSEMACSWCKDRFGVRWQIVPRVLMDALGHEDALVRNRVFVAMQGMVKIDHAGIEAAVAG; from the coding sequence ATGAGCAAGGGCGGATTGGCGACCTGCCTCTGGTACGCGAGCGGCGCAGAGGAAGCCGCCCGGTTTTATTGCGATCTCTTTCCCGACAGCCGCATAGACCGGGTGGATCGCGCGCCCGCCGATTACCCCGGAGGCAAGGAGGGGGATGCCTTGGTGGTAGCATTCACACTGCTGGGGCATCCCCACATGGCGATGAACGGCAGACCCGAAGGCGACTTTACAGACGCGGTTTCTTTTCAGGTGTTCACGGACACTCAGGAGGAAACCGACCGCTACTGGGAAGCGCTCACCGCCGATGGGGGCAGTGAAATGGCATGCAGTTGGTGCAAGGATCGCTTCGGCGTGCGCTGGCAGATAGTCCCCCGCGTCCTGATGGATGCGCTGGGCCACGAGGATGCTCTTGTGCGCAACCGCGTATTCGTTGCGATGCAGGGCATGGTGAAGATTGACCACGCCGGGATTGAGGCGGCGGTAGCCGGTTAA
- a CDS encoding DnaJ domain-containing protein produces the protein MSQTRFHGRHEGSERVCEHPTCREPGEFRAPGYRPSGFDGPGEWRWFCLDHVREFNAGYDWFEGMSAEEILMAQAPAEGWRTESPSFGPRAGVDGMPRWADFDDPLEAISARAGGIRSRAERSASMAMDGRFSKDEAEALETMGLGSDTDRRRLRRRYSELVRRYHPDRNGGDRRHEARLGQVVEAYQLLRKSRALG, from the coding sequence ATGTCCCAGACACGATTCCATGGCAGGCACGAAGGAAGCGAGCGGGTGTGCGAGCACCCGACTTGCCGTGAGCCCGGCGAATTTCGCGCTCCCGGCTATCGCCCGAGCGGGTTTGACGGTCCGGGCGAGTGGCGCTGGTTCTGCCTTGATCACGTGCGCGAATTCAATGCGGGATACGACTGGTTCGAAGGGATGAGTGCCGAGGAAATCCTGATGGCGCAGGCACCTGCTGAGGGGTGGCGCACAGAAAGCCCAAGTTTCGGGCCACGGGCCGGGGTGGACGGAATGCCGCGCTGGGCCGATTTCGACGATCCGCTGGAAGCGATTTCGGCGCGCGCGGGCGGTATCCGCAGCCGCGCGGAACGCTCTGCGAGCATGGCGATGGACGGCCGCTTTTCCAAGGATGAGGCCGAAGCGTTGGAAACCATGGGGCTGGGCTCTGACACCGACAGGCGCCGATTGCGCCGGCGCTATTCGGAACTGGTCAGGCGGTATCACCCGGACCGCAATGGCGGGGATCGCAGACACGAGGCGCGACTCGGCCAGGTGGTCGAGGCGTATCAACTGCTAAGGAAAAGCAGGGCCTTGGGTTAA
- a CDS encoding SDR family NAD(P)-dependent oxidoreductase has product MDYTGKTVWITGASSGIGAALARDVAARGANVVLSGRDEARLAEVAADCGETLILPFDVRDDAALADATAKAIAWKRGVDVAFANAGVSQRSRALKTEMKVYRDIIDIDLTAQIAFSQGLIGHMSERGSGALAFISSIAGKVGVPMRTAYCAVKFGLAGYADALRAELSQTGVSVHVIYPGSVATDVSRNALVGDGSKRGRSDKVIDEGIPAPDAARAMLDAIASGEREIIVAQGMEAGMGEMRRTPDALFDQVAAMVAAGYMERMEQAE; this is encoded by the coding sequence ATGGATTACACCGGCAAGACCGTCTGGATCACTGGCGCGTCATCGGGAATTGGCGCGGCGCTGGCACGGGATGTCGCCGCGCGCGGAGCGAATGTCGTGCTGTCAGGCCGCGATGAAGCGCGCCTTGCCGAAGTCGCGGCGGATTGCGGAGAGACGCTGATCCTGCCGTTTGACGTGCGCGACGATGCGGCTCTTGCCGATGCGACGGCAAAGGCGATTGCTTGGAAACGCGGCGTGGATGTCGCTTTCGCCAATGCCGGGGTTTCCCAACGCAGCCGAGCTCTCAAGACCGAGATGAAGGTCTATCGCGACATCATCGATATCGACCTGACCGCCCAAATCGCTTTTTCCCAGGGGCTTATTGGTCATATGTCAGAACGCGGGTCAGGTGCGCTCGCGTTCATCTCCTCCATTGCGGGCAAGGTAGGAGTGCCGATGCGCACCGCCTATTGCGCGGTGAAGTTCGGCCTTGCAGGCTATGCCGACGCGCTCCGGGCCGAGCTTTCGCAAACCGGGGTGAGCGTCCATGTGATCTATCCCGGATCAGTCGCCACCGATGTCTCGCGCAATGCACTGGTCGGTGACGGCAGCAAGCGGGGCCGATCGGACAAGGTGATCGACGAAGGTATTCCGGCTCCCGATGCCGCCCGCGCGATGCTAGACGCCATCGCGTCAGGCGAACGTGAAATCATCGTCGCGCAAGGCATGGAAGCGGGCATGGGCGAGATGCGGCGCACGCCTGATGCGCTGTTCGATCAGGTCGCGGCCATGGTAGCCGCGGGCTACATGGAACGTATGGAACAGGCGGAGTAG
- the hisG gene encoding ATP phosphoribosyltransferase, giving the protein MTIDLPPSPGTQLTFAVPKGRILDEALPVMARAGVVPHADFHDKSNRSLSFDTTRPDMRIIRVRAFDVATFVAHGAAQVGIVGSDVIEEFDYSDLYAPVDLDIGHCRLSVARLADDPADPAGVSHLRVATKYPNLTARHFERQGIQAECVKLNGAMELAPSLGLARQIVDLVSTGTTLKQNGLVETQRIIDITARLIVNRAAFKTDARVAALVAAFRADAESREAASDKAEEITA; this is encoded by the coding sequence ATGACCATCGATCTTCCTCCCTCCCCCGGCACCCAGCTCACCTTCGCCGTGCCAAAAGGGCGTATCCTTGACGAGGCCTTGCCTGTCATGGCGCGCGCTGGCGTGGTGCCTCACGCGGACTTTCACGACAAGTCAAACCGCTCCCTTTCGTTCGACACGACGCGTCCTGACATGCGCATCATCCGCGTGCGCGCGTTCGACGTTGCCACTTTCGTTGCGCATGGCGCCGCGCAGGTGGGTATCGTTGGGTCCGATGTGATCGAGGAATTCGACTATTCCGACCTTTACGCACCGGTCGATCTCGATATCGGCCATTGCCGCCTTTCGGTGGCGAGGCTGGCCGACGATCCGGCTGACCCGGCCGGAGTAAGCCACCTGCGGGTGGCGACGAAATACCCCAATCTCACCGCGCGCCATTTCGAACGGCAGGGGATTCAGGCCGAATGCGTGAAGCTGAACGGCGCGATGGAGCTCGCCCCTTCGCTGGGCCTTGCGCGCCAGATCGTCGATCTCGTTTCCACTGGCACCACATTGAAACAGAACGGTTTGGTCGAAACGCAGCGTATCATCGACATCACCGCACGCCTGATCGTCAATCGCGCCGCCTTCAAGACGGATGCGCGGGTCGCGGCACTGGTTGCCGCATTCCGGGCGGATGCAGAATCGCGCGAAGCCGCGAGTGACAAGGCCGAAGAGATCACCGCGTGA
- a CDS encoding BolA family protein — MSGAVAEEMQILLTEAFAPTRLEIINDSAKHSGHMGDDGSGESHFTIHIEAAAFAEMTRLARQRAVITALGDIVGQRVHAVAIKASVPEA, encoded by the coding sequence ATGAGCGGTGCAGTGGCAGAAGAAATGCAGATCCTTTTGACCGAGGCATTTGCCCCGACCCGGCTCGAAATCATCAACGACAGCGCGAAACACAGCGGCCACATGGGCGACGACGGATCGGGGGAATCCCACTTCACAATCCATATCGAAGCCGCCGCCTTTGCCGAAATGACCCGCCTTGCGCGCCAACGCGCGGTTATCACTGCACTGGGAGACATCGTTGGCCAGCGCGTCCACGCTGTCGCGATCAAGGCCAGCGTTCCCGAAGCATGA
- a CDS encoding NUDIX hydrolase, with amino-acid sequence MNEFGNTKRVRRSARIIVLDAQHRALMFRFDVPGRPPFWVTAGGECEAGESYIAAARRELLEETGIDADPGPEIARTTPEFVTVEGEPVQADERYFMVRVEHSAIDTSRHTPLEQTVMTRHRWFTLAELSDWHEALFPENLADMIALHTAT; translated from the coding sequence ATGAACGAATTCGGCAACACCAAACGGGTGAGGCGCTCGGCCCGGATCATCGTGCTCGATGCCCAGCACCGGGCGCTGATGTTCCGGTTCGATGTGCCCGGTCGCCCGCCTTTCTGGGTGACAGCCGGGGGCGAATGCGAGGCGGGAGAGAGTTACATCGCTGCCGCGCGCCGCGAATTGCTGGAAGAAACCGGGATCGACGCTGATCCCGGCCCTGAAATCGCCCGCACCACGCCCGAATTCGTAACCGTGGAGGGCGAACCGGTGCAGGCTGACGAGCGGTATTTCATGGTGCGGGTGGAACATTCGGCGATAGATACCTCGCGTCACACTCCGCTTGAACAGACGGTGATGACGCGGCACCGCTGGTTTACCCTCGCCGAGCTTTCCGACTGGCACGAGGCGCTGTTTCCCGAAAATCTGGCCGATATGATCGCGTTGCACACCGCAACCTGA
- the hisD gene encoding histidinol dehydrogenase, with the protein MNILSTFDPDFEQRFARVVDARREADSDVTGIVQDILRTVRTGGDDTLVQYTQRFDGYALVDDADWIITADRCAEAYAGLEPELRDALELAAARIRAYHEAQLPENRDYTDDAGVRLGAIWRPVDAAGLYVPGGRAAYPSSLLMNAIPARVAGVERIVVVTPTPKGNSNPLVLAAAHIAGIDEIWRVGGAQAVAALAYGTKRIKPVDVITGPGNAYVAEAKRQLYGVVGIDMVAGPSEILVVADGKNDPDWIAADLLSQAEHDPTSQSILITDDAGFAAQVEDCVDVQLSMLSTGKTARTSWDDHGVMIVVNDIESEAPALINRLAAEHLELAIDNPEAMLPKVRHAGSVFLGRMTPEAVGDYVAGPNHVLPTGRRARFSSGLSVLDFMKRTSFLGLDEAALGRIGPAAVSLAHAEGLPAHAKSVELRLK; encoded by the coding sequence ATGAATATACTTTCCACCTTCGACCCTGATTTCGAACAGCGTTTTGCCCGGGTTGTCGACGCTCGCCGTGAGGCGGACAGTGACGTAACCGGCATTGTTCAAGACATACTGCGCACGGTGCGCACCGGCGGGGACGATACGCTGGTGCAGTACACCCAGCGTTTTGACGGCTATGCACTGGTTGATGATGCCGACTGGATCATCACCGCCGATCGCTGCGCCGAGGCCTATGCCGGTTTGGAGCCGGAGCTGCGCGATGCGCTGGAACTCGCGGCAGCGCGCATCCGTGCCTATCACGAGGCACAACTGCCCGAGAACCGGGATTACACCGACGATGCCGGGGTTCGCCTCGGCGCGATCTGGCGGCCGGTCGATGCCGCAGGACTCTATGTGCCCGGAGGCCGCGCTGCCTATCCGTCTTCTTTGCTGATGAACGCGATCCCCGCCCGCGTGGCCGGGGTTGAACGGATCGTGGTGGTAACCCCCACTCCCAAGGGCAATTCAAACCCGCTGGTTCTGGCCGCTGCGCATATCGCGGGTATCGACGAAATCTGGCGGGTCGGGGGCGCACAAGCGGTGGCGGCGCTGGCCTATGGCACGAAGCGGATCAAGCCGGTCGATGTCATCACCGGGCCGGGAAATGCCTATGTCGCGGAGGCCAAGCGCCAGCTTTATGGCGTCGTCGGGATCGACATGGTCGCCGGGCCAAGCGAGATCCTCGTGGTCGCCGATGGAAAGAATGATCCTGACTGGATTGCGGCCGATCTGCTGAGCCAGGCCGAACACGATCCCACTTCGCAGTCGATCCTGATCACCGACGATGCCGGCTTCGCCGCCCAGGTAGAAGATTGCGTCGACGTGCAATTGAGCATGCTGTCCACCGGCAAGACGGCGCGGACAAGCTGGGACGATCACGGCGTCATGATCGTCGTGAACGATATCGAAAGCGAAGCGCCAGCGCTGATCAATCGACTCGCAGCCGAGCATCTCGAACTCGCGATCGACAATCCCGAAGCGATGCTGCCGAAGGTGCGCCATGCAGGCAGTGTTTTCCTTGGTCGGATGACGCCGGAGGCGGTCGGCGATTATGTTGCCGGGCCGAACCACGTCCTGCCCACCGGGCGTCGCGCGCGTTTTTCGAGCGGGCTTTCGGTGCTTGATTTCATGAAACGCACCAGCTTCCTCGGGCTGGACGAAGCGGCGCTTGGCCGGATCGGTCCGGCTGCGGTAAGTCTGGCCCATGCAGAGGGCCTGCCCGCCCATGCCAAATCGGTGGAGCTCCGCCTCAAATGA